A portion of the Algisphaera agarilytica genome contains these proteins:
- a CDS encoding tRNA modification GTPase, with protein sequence MSTQPTKANDSGSQRLHSSLVTRHSSLSNDTIVAVSSPPGRSPRGLVRLAGPEALALLEQLIGSLPEPRRIASQTLSHADLPAIPVMAMTFPGPHSYTGGDVAELQLPGHPALLDRVIHSALGLGARLAEPGEFTFRAYAAGRLDLTQAEGVAATINAISDGQLAAATHLREGELARFSTKHVDRLGNLLALVEAGIDFVDQEDVVPIAPRDLARHLGELQTELSSLLQQSRSWGAVEALPRVVLVGPPSAGKSTLFNSLLGHPRAVIDADPGTTRDVLAEPMDLGGSEVMLVDVAGLESAESSLDRDVQQQARDAIRTADLLLVVGEAAELDHANCPQLRIQTKCDLSPEPISGRPDTDMLRVSGMTGEGLDALRQAIQQRLGERAVSVQANILALQPRHESALRDALAGLEDALLHVAPEAHALDEIELVAGSMRQALDLLAGLGGQLTPDDVIGRVFSTFCVGK encoded by the coding sequence ATGAGTACGCAGCCGACTAAGGCCAATGATTCTGGCTCCCAGCGACTTCACTCGTCACTCGTCACTCGTCACTCGTCACTCTCGAACGACACCATCGTCGCAGTGAGCTCGCCGCCCGGGCGCTCGCCCCGGGGACTGGTCCGTCTCGCGGGACCCGAGGCGCTTGCGCTGTTAGAACAGTTGATCGGCTCGCTGCCCGAGCCCCGGCGTATTGCGTCACAGACTCTCAGCCACGCTGATCTGCCCGCAATCCCCGTAATGGCCATGACTTTTCCCGGGCCACACAGCTACACCGGCGGCGATGTCGCCGAGCTGCAACTGCCCGGCCACCCCGCCCTGCTCGACCGTGTGATCCATTCGGCGCTCGGCCTGGGCGCTCGCCTTGCCGAGCCGGGCGAGTTCACCTTCCGGGCCTACGCCGCCGGCAGACTGGACCTGACCCAGGCCGAGGGCGTCGCCGCGACGATCAACGCCATCAGCGACGGCCAACTCGCCGCCGCCACCCACCTCCGTGAGGGCGAGCTGGCACGGTTCTCCACGAAGCACGTCGATCGGCTGGGCAATCTCCTGGCTCTGGTCGAAGCGGGCATCGATTTCGTCGACCAGGAAGACGTGGTCCCGATTGCGCCGCGTGATCTGGCCCGACACCTCGGCGAACTGCAAACCGAACTTTCAAGCTTGCTGCAGCAAAGCCGATCGTGGGGCGCAGTCGAAGCGCTGCCGCGCGTCGTGTTGGTCGGCCCGCCGAGCGCGGGCAAGTCCACCCTGTTCAACTCCCTCTTGGGCCACCCCCGCGCGGTGATCGACGCCGATCCGGGCACCACGCGCGATGTGCTGGCCGAGCCGATGGACCTTGGCGGTAGCGAAGTGATGCTGGTCGATGTCGCCGGGCTGGAGTCGGCCGAGTCGTCGCTGGATCGCGATGTGCAGCAGCAGGCCCGAGACGCCATCCGCACCGCCGACCTGCTGCTTGTCGTGGGCGAGGCTGCGGAACTGGACCACGCGAACTGCCCGCAACTGAGGATTCAAACCAAGTGCGACCTCTCCCCCGAACCGATCTCCGGCAGACCAGACACGGACATGCTCCGTGTCAGCGGCATGACCGGCGAAGGTCTCGATGCGCTGCGACAGGCGATCCAACAACGCCTCGGCGAACGGGCGGTTAGTGTGCAGGCCAACATCCTCGCACTCCAGCCACGTCATGAGTCCGCGCTACGTGACGCGCTCGCCGGGCTCGAAGATGCGCTCCTGCACGTCGCTCCTGAAGCCCACGCGCTCGACGAGATCGAACTCGTCGCCGGCTCGATGCGGCAGGCCCTCGACCTGCTCGCAGGCCTCGGCGGACAGCTCACGCCCGACGACGTCATCGGCCGGGTGTTCTCAACGTTCTGCGTCGGGAAGTAA
- a CDS encoding YidC/Oxa1 family insertase periplasmic-domain containing protein gives MRLLVPIVAILIGLAFAFAIATGRSGTDAPPIPADDETTEQVASAEDAPEAADQPEADPGDQPEQAAPTEGATPDPAVELAGLKAVPTDSPQAPALGATSDESPFKFRIEFTSYGAGLKKITLTDYDQFVDPPKEGEAKPAYHLMDVNQGVAEGAAPAFYPYAAQAVTINGQSVRLDGVQWAADDVVRGDASHSVTYRLPVVGADDQLVAEVVRTWTASADSYDLSLKQQILNHTDAPLEVSFQQYAQGDVLTDLGAYLGDRRMFITGHFRDEKPPKFGIYVDDSFIPRNDLIKQKRTLWPNEDLPVRKNPRLAWLAAENRYFAVITHAPVPESATVTADVPELDGTFPAVSYRVLDQEIDMPQADKQRIAVQLGSAAHTVAPGSSLALDLAVYAGPRKKAVLDEAPYSLMHFDKLIRYELGCTWCTFQWLAKGLLGYLKGLNWLVKDWGIAIIILVLTVRLLLHPITKRAQTNMMKMSKQMGKLQPEMATLKEKYKDDPTALNRETMKLYREAGINPANMLGCLPMLLQTPIWIALYAMLYFAIELRHEPAFYGVFQSISGGAWHFLEDLSVSDNFIRFIPPEQPAYKLTWLPFIEPEFRSLNVLPLLMAVVFFFQMKLTTPPPQTDQQRQQQMIMKFMPFMFPIFLYSAPAGLTLYICCSTFAGIVDSYIVRKHVREQEEAGTLFEKKPVKPGGFRDRMQKRFEMAAQMAAERQAEIEKQKKASGGGNKNYKKRK, from the coding sequence ATGAGACTGCTGGTCCCGATCGTTGCAATCCTGATTGGCCTCGCGTTCGCGTTTGCGATCGCCACCGGCCGCTCGGGCACCGACGCCCCGCCGATCCCCGCCGACGACGAAACGACCGAGCAGGTCGCGTCCGCCGAGGACGCCCCCGAAGCCGCCGATCAGCCGGAAGCCGACCCCGGCGACCAGCCGGAGCAGGCCGCGCCCACCGAAGGCGCGACACCCGACCCGGCGGTGGAACTGGCCGGACTCAAGGCCGTGCCGACCGACTCCCCGCAGGCCCCTGCGCTGGGCGCTACCAGCGACGAGAGCCCGTTCAAGTTCCGCATCGAGTTCACGTCCTACGGCGCGGGCCTCAAGAAGATCACGCTGACCGACTACGACCAATTCGTCGATCCGCCCAAGGAAGGCGAAGCCAAACCCGCCTACCACCTGATGGACGTCAACCAGGGCGTCGCGGAAGGCGCCGCCCCCGCGTTCTACCCCTACGCCGCCCAGGCCGTGACGATCAACGGCCAGAGCGTTCGCCTCGACGGCGTGCAGTGGGCCGCCGACGACGTGGTCCGTGGCGACGCCAGCCACTCGGTGACCTACCGCCTGCCCGTCGTGGGCGCCGACGACCAACTCGTCGCCGAGGTCGTCCGCACCTGGACCGCATCGGCCGACAGCTACGACCTGTCGCTCAAGCAGCAAATCCTTAACCACACCGACGCCCCGCTCGAGGTCAGCTTCCAGCAGTACGCTCAGGGCGATGTCCTGACCGACCTCGGGGCCTACCTAGGCGACCGCCGGATGTTCATCACCGGGCACTTCCGCGACGAGAAGCCGCCCAAGTTCGGCATCTACGTCGACGACAGCTTCATCCCCCGCAACGACCTGATCAAGCAGAAGCGCACGCTCTGGCCCAACGAAGACCTGCCGGTCCGCAAGAACCCCCGGCTGGCCTGGCTCGCCGCGGAGAACCGCTACTTCGCGGTGATCACCCACGCGCCCGTTCCCGAAAGCGCCACCGTCACCGCCGACGTGCCCGAACTCGACGGCACGTTCCCCGCGGTGTCCTACCGCGTGCTCGATCAAGAGATCGACATGCCCCAGGCCGACAAGCAGCGCATCGCGGTGCAGCTCGGCAGTGCGGCCCACACGGTCGCCCCCGGTTCGTCGCTCGCGCTGGACCTGGCGGTCTACGCCGGTCCGCGGAAGAAGGCCGTGCTCGACGAGGCGCCCTACAGCCTGATGCACTTCGACAAGCTCATCCGCTACGAGCTGGGCTGCACCTGGTGTACGTTCCAGTGGCTGGCCAAGGGGCTCTTGGGCTACCTCAAGGGCCTGAACTGGCTGGTCAAAGACTGGGGTATCGCGATCATCATCCTCGTGCTGACCGTGCGTCTGCTGCTGCACCCGATCACCAAGCGGGCGCAGACGAACATGATGAAGATGAGCAAACAGATGGGCAAGCTCCAGCCGGAGATGGCAACGCTCAAAGAGAAGTACAAAGACGACCCCACCGCGCTCAACCGCGAGACCATGAAGCTCTACCGCGAGGCAGGCATCAACCCCGCGAACATGCTCGGCTGCCTGCCGATGCTGCTCCAGACGCCGATCTGGATCGCGCTCTACGCCATGCTCTACTTCGCCATTGAGCTCCGCCACGAGCCGGCCTTCTACGGCGTCTTCCAGTCGATTTCCGGCGGTGCTTGGCACTTCCTTGAAGACCTGTCGGTGAGCGACAACTTCATCCGCTTCATCCCCCCCGAACAGCCCGCCTACAAGCTGACTTGGCTGCCCTTTATCGAGCCGGAGTTTCGTAGCCTCAACGTCCTGCCGCTGCTTATGGCCGTGGTCTTCTTCTTCCAGATGAAGCTCACCACCCCGCCGCCGCAAACCGATCAGCAGCGTCAGCAACAGATGATCATGAAGTTCATGCCCTTCATGTTCCCGATCTTCCTCTATTCAGCGCCGGCGGGCCTGACGCTGTACATCTGCTGCTCCACCTTTGCGGGCATCGTCGACAGCTACATCGTCCGCAAACACGTCCGCGAGCAGGAAGAGGCCGGCACGCTGTTCGAGAAGAAGCCGGTTAAGCCCGGCGGCTTCCGCGACCGCATGCAGAAACGCTTCGAGATGGCCGCCCAAATGGCCGCCGAGCGCCAGGCCGAGATCGAGAAGCAGAAGAAAGCCAGCGGCGGCGGTAACAAGAACTACAAGAAGCGGAAGTAA
- the dxr gene encoding 1-deoxy-D-xylulose-5-phosphate reductoisomerase, which yields MAQPHPPTSAQDPRPADASPRRVVVLGSTGSIGVNTLAVIEHLTRTGRCPFEVVGLAASRNAKQLAEQAQQFGCPAVAIADPLKASALSADHVFAGADAAQQLVEHAKPDLVVSAIVGAAGLPATVAAIKQGCTVALANKETLVAAGDWVMPLAREHDAALLPIDSEHSAIFQALGQTTDTTGVRRVVLTASGGPFRDWPAEKMRDATPEQALNHPTWDMGPKITIDSATMMNKALEIIEAHHLFDLPPEKIEAVIHPQSVVHSFVEFADHSVLAQLGPPDMRTPIQVALTHPERLAGCSDQLDWNKLRQLDFHPPDGERFPALPLAYQCIRAGGTAGAVLNAANEVAVQAFLEHRIRFGRIVELVGEALTAIPAVPIKTLTDVFQADQQARDFVSEQLKAPATSDS from the coding sequence ATGGCCCAACCCCACCCGCCGACTTCTGCTCAGGACCCCCGCCCCGCCGACGCGTCCCCGCGTCGCGTGGTTGTGTTGGGCTCCACCGGCTCAATCGGCGTGAACACCCTGGCGGTCATCGAACACCTCACCCGCACCGGGCGGTGCCCGTTCGAAGTCGTCGGCCTCGCGGCGTCCCGCAACGCCAAGCAACTGGCCGAGCAGGCCCAGCAGTTCGGCTGCCCCGCGGTGGCCATCGCCGACCCGCTCAAAGCCTCGGCACTCTCCGCCGATCACGTCTTCGCCGGCGCCGACGCCGCTCAGCAACTCGTCGAGCACGCGAAGCCTGATCTGGTCGTCTCGGCGATCGTTGGGGCCGCAGGCCTGCCCGCAACCGTGGCCGCCATCAAGCAGGGCTGCACCGTCGCGCTGGCCAACAAGGAAACGCTGGTGGCCGCGGGTGACTGGGTGATGCCATTGGCCCGGGAGCACGACGCCGCCCTGCTGCCCATCGATTCCGAGCACTCGGCCATCTTCCAGGCCCTTGGTCAAACCACCGACACCACCGGCGTCCGCCGTGTGGTCCTCACCGCCTCGGGCGGCCCCTTCCGGGATTGGCCGGCCGAGAAGATGCGCGACGCTACACCCGAGCAGGCCCTGAACCACCCCACCTGGGACATGGGGCCGAAGATCACCATCGACTCGGCGACGATGATGAACAAGGCCCTGGAGATCATCGAGGCCCACCACCTCTTCGACCTGCCCCCGGAAAAAATCGAGGCGGTGATCCACCCCCAATCGGTCGTGCACAGCTTCGTCGAGTTTGCCGACCACAGCGTGCTGGCCCAGCTCGGCCCGCCGGATATGCGGACACCGATCCAGGTCGCCCTGACACACCCCGAACGTCTGGCCGGATGCTCGGACCAACTCGACTGGAACAAGCTCCGCCAACTCGACTTCCATCCCCCCGACGGCGAGCGATTTCCCGCCCTACCATTGGCTTACCAGTGCATCCGTGCAGGCGGTACCGCTGGAGCGGTGTTGAACGCCGCCAACGAAGTCGCGGTTCAGGCGTTTTTGGAACACCGCATCCGCTTTGGGCGTATCGTAGAGCTGGTTGGGGAAGCGTTAACCGCGATCCCCGCAGTGCCGATCAAGACCCTGACGGATGTGTTTCAGGCCGACCAGCAGGCCCGTGATTTCGTCTCCGAACAACTCAAGGCCCCCGCCACCTCCGATTCCTGA
- a CDS encoding site-2 protease family protein produces MMSAIFSNNITAVIALILGFGFLIFVHELGHFAVAKWVGIRATQFAIGFGNAIVSYRKGIGFRAGGTEKEYIARALDALKEEGKSIDGLDEHKRNQMIMEKADELGLGETEYRWNTLPLGGYVKMLGQEDMDPSAQSDDPRSFNRKSIGARAAVISAGVIMNLIFGLIFFIICFQMGVKFPAAVVGGVEMDKPANTTYAEGHEGDPAYRGLEPGDVITHINGKPITDMAEVRIATALGKGGKPVEMTVDREGEAAPLTFNITAVASEANEGLLSAGIVPADTLTVGESRDSDRVGEAAVTKGSVFDGIGIEPGMVVASINSQPVENYGQFHRAFQGLESPQVEIGFGNSAGNAVVMANTLARPSLVRTKVGEDQVRNLLGLRPVTSIPGVSDDKPAKKAGVEPGDQLAQLGSLNWPAVEDIEDVVKGANGEALDIVVQRDGKLVDLGQVQPRRNLIGVNLAPATSLPRVASVIRGSVFDRAATDRPLPPGSRLIAVNDREVANWTEFQHAVSDSLRAEGQPANIELTFAINLGDQQSTETYNLALTETELGTLRETLAWLPPSGFALEPLMTTVKASSPIEATQIGIDKTGQFIQQTYITLLRLIQGTIGVKNLRGPVGIVDEGSKVAKQGMAYYLFFLGLISVNLAVLNFLPIPIVDGGLMVFLMIEKIKGSPASPKVQTAVALVGLVGLACVFLYVTFNDISRIVTG; encoded by the coding sequence ATGATGAGCGCCATCTTCAGTAACAACATCACCGCCGTCATCGCCCTGATCCTGGGCTTCGGCTTCCTGATCTTCGTCCACGAACTGGGCCACTTCGCCGTCGCCAAGTGGGTCGGCATCCGTGCCACCCAGTTCGCCATCGGCTTCGGCAACGCGATCGTGTCGTACCGCAAAGGCATCGGCTTCCGTGCCGGCGGCACCGAGAAGGAATACATCGCCCGGGCGCTCGATGCGCTCAAAGAAGAAGGCAAGTCGATCGACGGACTAGACGAGCACAAACGCAACCAGATGATCATGGAGAAGGCCGACGAGCTCGGCCTGGGCGAAACCGAATACCGCTGGAACACCCTGCCCCTGGGCGGCTACGTGAAGATGCTCGGCCAGGAAGACATGGACCCCTCGGCCCAGTCCGACGACCCCCGATCGTTCAACCGCAAATCCATCGGCGCCCGCGCCGCGGTGATTTCCGCCGGCGTGATCATGAACCTGATCTTCGGGTTGATCTTCTTCATCATCTGCTTCCAGATGGGCGTGAAGTTCCCCGCTGCGGTGGTGGGCGGCGTTGAGATGGATAAGCCGGCCAACACCACCTATGCCGAGGGGCACGAAGGCGATCCGGCCTACCGTGGACTTGAGCCGGGCGACGTGATCACCCACATCAACGGCAAGCCGATCACCGACATGGCTGAGGTCCGCATCGCCACGGCCCTGGGCAAGGGCGGTAAGCCCGTCGAGATGACCGTGGACCGCGAGGGCGAAGCCGCACCATTGACCTTCAACATCACGGCTGTCGCTTCCGAAGCCAACGAAGGCCTGTTGTCGGCTGGAATCGTGCCAGCGGATACGCTCACCGTCGGCGAAAGCCGTGACTCAGATCGTGTCGGTGAAGCTGCCGTCACGAAGGGAAGTGTTTTCGATGGCATCGGCATTGAGCCGGGCATGGTCGTTGCATCGATCAACAGCCAACCGGTAGAAAACTACGGCCAGTTCCACCGGGCATTCCAAGGATTGGAGAGCCCGCAGGTCGAAATAGGCTTCGGGAATTCCGCGGGCAACGCGGTCGTGATGGCCAATACCTTGGCCCGTCCTTCGTTGGTCCGCACCAAGGTCGGTGAAGATCAGGTACGCAATCTGCTGGGATTGCGCCCCGTCACGAGTATTCCAGGCGTGTCCGATGACAAGCCCGCAAAGAAGGCCGGGGTTGAACCCGGCGACCAGCTAGCCCAACTCGGCTCACTAAACTGGCCCGCCGTTGAAGACATCGAGGATGTCGTGAAAGGCGCCAACGGCGAGGCGCTGGATATCGTGGTGCAGCGCGACGGAAAGCTCGTTGACCTCGGTCAGGTACAACCAAGACGCAACCTGATCGGTGTGAATTTAGCTCCTGCGACCAGCCTCCCGCGGGTTGCTTCGGTGATCCGTGGATCGGTTTTCGATCGTGCCGCAACGGACCGCCCGCTCCCACCCGGCTCGCGGCTGATCGCTGTGAACGACCGCGAGGTTGCAAACTGGACCGAGTTCCAACACGCCGTATCCGATTCGCTCCGCGCCGAGGGGCAACCGGCCAACATCGAACTGACTTTCGCGATCAACCTCGGCGACCAACAGTCGACCGAGACCTACAACCTCGCGCTCACCGAGACAGAACTCGGCACACTCCGTGAGACGCTCGCCTGGCTGCCCCCGAGCGGGTTCGCCCTCGAGCCGTTGATGACCACCGTCAAGGCAAGCAGCCCTATCGAGGCCACCCAGATCGGCATCGATAAAACCGGGCAGTTCATCCAGCAGACCTACATCACCCTGCTTCGCCTGATCCAGGGCACCATTGGCGTCAAGAACCTCCGCGGCCCGGTCGGCATCGTCGACGAGGGCTCCAAAGTCGCCAAGCAGGGCATGGCGTACTACCTGTTCTTCCTCGGGCTGATCAGCGTCAACCTCGCGGTGCTGAACTTCCTGCCGATCCCGATCGTGGACGGCGGGCTGATGGTGTTCCTGATGATCGAGAAGATCAAGGGGTCGCCGGCGAGCCCGAAGGTGCAGACCGCGGTGGCCCTGGTGGGCCTGGTCGGGCTGGCGTGCGTGTTTCTCTACGTCACGTTCAACGATATCTCGCGGATCGTGACCGGCTGA
- a CDS encoding B12-binding domain-containing radical SAM protein — protein MQVKMILPALTEAKSPYWRPIKYSLFPPLGLATLAAFLDEEDEITLIDEHVETLTLDDEPDLVVIQVYITNAFRSYAIADHYRSKGIHVCLGGLHVTSLPDEAAAHADTIFLGPGDHTFAEFLKDFGAGHPFPRYEDRRRSIVELPPIRRDLIKRSRYLVPNSIVVTRGCPHHCEFCYKDAFYRGGRSFYTQTVDDALAEIDRLPGRHLYFLDDHLLGHPKFARELFEGMRGMNRVFQGAATVDSILRGDLIERAADAGLRSLFVGFETINESNLHLSNKRQNLGRDYDAAIRRLDSLGIMVNASFVFGLDDDGPDVFDRTVDWAVSQGVTTSTFHIQTPYPGTDLFARMEREGRILHREWDRYDTREVVYETRGMSAEKLKAGYDRAYRDFYNLPNIWEASRHHATLKHRAKHFAYAAGWKRFEWFWNFLIKTGTVGAMRPALEGVLSAVRRDGKTPAVPIRDLVQLTVSR, from the coding sequence ATGCAAGTCAAGATGATTCTTCCGGCACTGACCGAAGCCAAGAGCCCGTACTGGCGGCCCATCAAATACTCGCTGTTTCCCCCGTTGGGTCTGGCAACCCTCGCCGCTTTCCTCGATGAAGAAGATGAAATCACTCTGATCGATGAACACGTCGAAACGCTGACGTTGGACGACGAACCCGACCTGGTCGTCATTCAGGTCTACATCACCAACGCGTTTCGCAGCTACGCCATCGCCGATCACTACCGATCCAAAGGGATCCACGTCTGCCTCGGCGGGTTGCACGTTACGTCGTTGCCCGATGAAGCCGCCGCCCATGCCGACACGATCTTCCTCGGGCCGGGGGACCACACGTTCGCCGAGTTTCTCAAGGACTTTGGTGCCGGACATCCGTTTCCTCGCTACGAAGACCGCCGGCGTTCGATCGTGGAGCTTCCTCCGATCCGCCGGGACCTGATCAAGCGATCGCGGTACCTCGTGCCCAACTCCATCGTGGTCACCCGCGGCTGTCCGCACCACTGCGAGTTCTGCTACAAGGACGCGTTCTACCGGGGCGGACGATCGTTTTACACCCAGACCGTGGACGATGCGTTGGCGGAGATCGATCGCCTGCCGGGTCGGCACCTCTACTTCCTCGACGACCATCTTCTGGGCCATCCCAAGTTCGCCCGGGAACTGTTCGAGGGGATGCGTGGGATGAATCGGGTGTTTCAGGGGGCCGCCACGGTCGACTCGATCCTGCGCGGCGACCTCATCGAGCGGGCCGCCGACGCGGGGTTGCGCAGCCTGTTCGTCGGGTTCGAAACGATCAACGAAAGCAATCTGCACCTGAGCAACAAGCGGCAGAACCTCGGCCGGGACTACGACGCCGCGATCCGTCGACTCGACAGCCTGGGCATTATGGTGAATGCGAGTTTCGTCTTCGGTTTGGATGACGACGGGCCGGACGTCTTCGACCGCACCGTGGATTGGGCAGTCAGCCAAGGTGTCACCACCAGCACCTTCCACATCCAGACGCCTTACCCCGGCACCGATCTTTTCGCTCGCATGGAGCGCGAAGGCCGAATCTTGCACCGCGAGTGGGACCGTTACGACACCCGCGAAGTGGTGTACGAAACCCGGGGCATGTCTGCGGAAAAACTCAAAGCCGGTTACGACCGGGCCTACCGCGACTTCTACAACCTGCCCAACATCTGGGAGGCCAGCCGACACCACGCCACGCTCAAGCACCGCGCCAAGCACTTTGCTTATGCCGCGGGGTGGAAACGTTTTGAGTGGTTCTGGAATTTCCTGATCAAGACCGGCACCGTCGGTGCGATGCGACCGGCGTTGGAAGGCGTGCTGTCGGCCGTTCGGCGGGACGGCAAAACGCCAGCCGTTCCGATCCGCGACCTGGTGCAACTCACGGTCAGCCGATGA
- a CDS encoding MBL fold metallo-hydrolase — MPLELLFLGSGTSAGIPMIGCGCAVCRSDDPRDKRDRPSVLIRYDDPSLTVEDTHTEFNPKQTGRRQILIDTAPDMRQQMMRESISRLDAVIFTHAHADHTFGLDDLRRFNAVMNTALDVYAEPDVIHQLQSTFRYIFEPHTNVNKSFIANLIAHPIDEHEPLNFFGATWTPLRLMHGRLPVLGYRIDFAGRSIAYCTDVSTIPPDTYPKLQNLDVLVLDALRYRHHPTHLTVDRAVEIIEELQPKQAYLTHIAHDISHAELSPRLPEGIQLAFDGLSVQLD; from the coding sequence ATGCCTCTTGAACTCCTCTTTCTCGGCTCGGGCACCAGCGCGGGCATCCCCATGATCGGCTGCGGCTGCGCGGTCTGCCGGTCCGACGACCCGCGTGACAAGCGGGACCGCCCCAGCGTGCTGATCCGCTACGACGACCCGTCGCTGACCGTCGAAGACACCCACACCGAATTCAACCCCAAACAGACCGGCCGACGTCAGATCCTCATCGACACCGCCCCGGACATGCGGCAGCAGATGATGCGCGAGTCCATCAGCCGACTCGACGCCGTGATCTTCACCCACGCCCACGCCGACCACACGTTCGGCCTCGACGACCTGCGCCGCTTCAACGCCGTGATGAACACCGCCCTCGATGTCTACGCCGAGCCCGACGTCATCCATCAGCTCCAATCCACGTTCCGCTACATCTTCGAGCCGCACACCAACGTCAACAAATCCTTCATCGCCAACCTCATCGCCCACCCGATCGACGAACACGAGCCGCTGAACTTCTTCGGTGCGACCTGGACGCCCCTGCGCCTGATGCACGGCAGGCTCCCGGTGCTCGGCTATCGCATCGACTTCGCCGGACGCTCGATCGCGTACTGCACCGACGTCTCGACCATTCCCCCCGACACCTACCCGAAACTGCAGAACCTGGACGTCCTCGTCCTCGACGCCCTCCGCTACCGCCACCACCCCACCCACCTCACCGTTGACCGCGCGGTTGAGATCATCGAAGAGCTCCAACCCAAGCAGGCGTATCTCACACACATCGCCCACGACATCTCCCACGCCGAGCTGTCGCCGCGGTTACCGGAAGGCATCCAACTCGCTTTCGATGGGTTGTCGGTCCAACTCGATTAG
- the trpC gene encoding indole-3-glycerol phosphate synthase TrpC, with the protein MSDMLSQIVNDKRLEVETTRRSRPLEDVKAAAQDAAPPRNFFAAVTRPKGKLRVIAEVKKASPSAGVIREDFDPVAIARAYHENGAAALSCLTDEKYFQGKLEYIQQIKKVVPLPVLRKDFIVDPYQIYEARAAGADAILLIAECLGEAQMIDLLILATELKLTALVEVHDYESLIQVQSHVGFPHPGYQLLGINNRNLKTMTTDIGHTMELLKEVPNTDILVSESGIRTNEDIQRLAEAGVHRVLVGEHLMRQPDVGEALRELIGESA; encoded by the coding sequence ATGAGTGACATGCTGTCCCAGATCGTCAACGACAAACGCCTCGAAGTCGAGACCACCCGCCGGTCCCGCCCGCTGGAAGACGTCAAGGCCGCGGCCCAGGACGCCGCACCGCCGCGCAACTTCTTCGCCGCCGTGACCCGCCCCAAGGGTAAGCTCCGCGTCATCGCCGAGGTCAAGAAAGCCAGCCCCTCGGCCGGCGTGATCCGCGAGGACTTCGACCCGGTCGCCATCGCCCGGGCCTACCACGAGAACGGAGCGGCGGCGCTTTCCTGCCTGACCGACGAGAAGTATTTCCAGGGTAAGCTCGAATACATCCAGCAGATCAAGAAGGTGGTCCCGCTGCCCGTTCTGCGGAAGGACTTCATCGTCGACCCGTATCAGATCTACGAAGCCCGCGCCGCCGGTGCCGACGCGATTCTGCTGATCGCCGAGTGCCTGGGCGAGGCGCAGATGATCGACCTGCTCATCCTCGCCACCGAGCTCAAGCTCACCGCGCTGGTCGAGGTCCACGACTACGAGTCGCTCATCCAGGTCCAGTCCCACGTCGGCTTCCCCCATCCGGGCTACCAGCTCCTGGGCATTAATAATCGCAACCTCAAGACCATGACCACCGACATCGGCCACACGATGGAGCTGCTCAAAGAAGTCCCCAACACCGACATCCTCGTCAGCGAGTCGGGCATCCGCACCAACGAGGACATACAACGCCTCGCCGAGGCCGGCGTCCACCGCGTGCTGGTGGGCGAGCACCTCATGCGTCAGCCCGATGTCGGAGAAGCCCTCCGAGAACTCATCGGCGAGTCGGCCTAA
- a CDS encoding TlpA family protein disulfide reductase, producing MMSRVTILIFLVLFLMPGCEEPSPQTPTMPALVTPIAVESMPQAFFFGTEKQRALQDELVGQPMPPLWVEDWRNGEPTLEDLQGKIVLVDFWATWCVPCFESLPKRHALLAKYGDQGVMIVGVCGSKRGQDKYDQVLNQHPMDYPTARDPSGAFGEWWRVMWMPTYALVDRKGVIRAVGLHPEKLEEAVLWLLEEQPAPETSLP from the coding sequence ATGATGAGCCGTGTCACGATCTTGATTTTCCTGGTGTTGTTTCTGATGCCGGGGTGTGAGGAGCCCTCACCACAAACCCCCACGATGCCTGCGTTGGTGACGCCGATCGCGGTCGAGTCGATGCCCCAAGCGTTTTTCTTTGGGACGGAGAAGCAACGAGCCTTGCAGGACGAGTTGGTGGGCCAGCCGATGCCGCCGCTGTGGGTTGAGGACTGGCGGAACGGCGAGCCGACGCTGGAAGACCTTCAAGGCAAGATTGTGCTGGTGGATTTCTGGGCGACGTGGTGCGTGCCGTGCTTCGAATCGCTGCCTAAACGCCATGCGCTCTTGGCGAAGTACGGCGATCAAGGCGTGATGATCGTGGGTGTTTGCGGATCAAAGCGGGGCCAGGACAAATATGACCAGGTGCTGAACCAGCACCCGATGGACTACCCCACGGCGCGGGACCCTTCGGGCGCGTTTGGTGAGTGGTGGCGTGTGATGTGGATGCCCACTTATGCGTTGGTCGATCGCAAAGGTGTCATCCGCGCGGTGGGGCTACACCCCGAGAAATTGGAAGAAGCGGTGCTTTGGTTGCTAGAAGAACAACCCGCCCCCGAAACATCGTTACCTTGA